The following is a genomic window from Deinococcus aerolatus.
TTAAATTGGGCAGTGGTTAGATCGGGTAGTACGCGCGCGGCTGGCCCTTCACGAAGTCGCGTGTCGGAACCCAGATCAGCGGGTTGCGTTCCTCGACCTCGGGCGGGGGGCCGTAGCGGACCAGCATCTCCACCTGATCGAAGGGCACCCAGCGGATGCCCACCACCTCGGGATCGGTGGGATTGAGTTCGCCGGAGTAGGTGGCGGTGAAGCGTCCGAAGGTGGCGTAGCACTCGTTGCGCGTGCCGGTGAGCAGCTCGCCTTCCAGCAGGCTGATGAACACCAGATCGGTGACGGTCAGGCCGGTTTCCACCAGCACCTGCCGGACGGCGGCGTCGCCCAGCGTCTCGCCGGGATGGGCCTTGCCGCCGGGCAGACCGTAGAAGATGCTGCCGTCGTCCATGCGTTCCTCGACCAGCAGCAGCTGACCGTCCCGCACCAGATACACGTGCGCGGCGCGCTTGATCGGCAGGGTGCGCGACAGGTGACTCATGGACGCTCCGGGGCGGTCCGACGGTGGGAACAGGGCGGCAAGCGGTTCATCTGGCCGGCAGTCTAGCGGACTGTGCCGGGCCGCAGCGCCTGCCTGTGCGCCCAGGCCAGGGCGGTCCGGGGCCTTGTGCGCTGACCCGGAGGTCAGGAAACTGGCGTCCGCAGGCGCAATCTCGGCACGAAGTCCCACGGTCCACTGCGCGACTTTCGGTCACAATGCGCAGAATGAATGCAGGCGGGGAGAACCAGGAACAGTGGGCGCAGACGGCCATGTTCACCGCCTCGGAGGTAGAGGCGCAGACCGGCGTGCCGGCTGCAACGCTGCGGCAGTGGGAGCGGCGCTACGGGTTTCCGCGCCCCGTGCGCAACGACAGTGGGTACCGGATGTACTCGCCGGACGACGTGCGCGATATCGGGATCATGCTGGGCCACCAGCGCAGCGGCGTCGGGGCGCGGATGGCCGCCGAGTTGACCCGCAAGGGCATGACGGGGGGAGGCGCGGGGAGAAGCGGGCTGGTGCGTCCCGTCACCCTTGCCCCGGCCCGCCAACATGCGCTGCTGGCAGCCCCTGCCGCCTCATCCCCAGTCCCGATGTCCGCCCCGGTGTCCCTGCCTGCCCTGGCGGGTCAGCTGACCCAGGCGCTGGTCACCGCCGACTACGTGCGGGCCGGTGACGTGCTGGCCGGGGCGCACGCGCGGCTGCCGGTCGAGGACGTGATGACCGGCGTCATGTCCCCGGCGCTGGTGGAGATCGGCGAGCGCTGGGCCAGGGGCGAGATCACCATTGCCCACGAACGCGGGGCCAGTCATTTTCTGCGTTCGCGGCTGTCGGCCCTGATGGACATCGCGGGGCCGGAAGACACAGACACCGGCTGGGGACCGTTGCTGGTGGCGGCCTGCGCGCCCGGCGAGCAGCATGAGCTGGGACTGATGATGCAGGCCCTGGCCCTGCGCCGCCGGGGGCTGCGGGTGGCGTACCTGGGAGCGAACGTGCCGCTGGGCGACCTGACCATCTTCGCCCACGAACGGGGCGCGCAGGCCATCCTGCTGAGCATCAACGGCGAGTGGGCGCTGGGTGACTGGGGCAACGGGGCCTGGGTGGACGGGGCCTGGGTGGCGGATGCGCCGCCGGACCGCGCCGTGTACCCGGCGAGCAGGCCGGTGCGGACTGGGACCCATGGTCTGGCGTGGGTGTCCGGCAGCGCGGACCAGGCCGCGCCCCAGCCCCAGCGGCAACGGCCTGTGTGCCAGCGAACAGCGCTGCAACGGCTGGGCCTGCCGGTTTTTCTGGGCGGCGCCCTGATGAACGCCCGGCCTGCGCTGGCCGCTGAACTGGGCGGCCTCTATGCTGGACCCGATGCGCCAGCGGCGGCGGCCACCATTTCCGGGGTGCTGGGCCATGCCCTGCACGCCGCGCAGGCCGCAGACCCAGACCGCGAAGCTACGCCTTCCCAGGCACCGCACTCATCTCAGGCAGGCGTGAACCGGCCAGGGCCAGATCAGGAAGGAGAACAGACATGAGGATTCTCGTGACCGGGGGCACCGGTTTTGTGGGGCAGGCAGTGGTCAGGGAACTGGTTTCGCGCGGGCATCAGGTCTGGGCGGGCAGCCGCGAGGGCCGGGAGGGCGGCGCGGGGCAGGCGGTCCGGCTGGACGTGACCGATCCGTCCAGCGTGCTGGCCGCCGTGGCTGCCGCCGATCCCGACGCCGTGGTTCATCTGGTGGGCATCATTGCCGAGAAGGGCACGCAGACCTTTCAGGCGGTGCACGTGGACGGCACCCGGCACGTGCTGGCCGCCGTGCCACGCACGGCACGCTACGTTCACATGAGCGCGTTGGGCGCGGACGTGGATAGCGGCAGCGGCTACAGCGCCAGCAAGGGCCGCGCCGAGGCGCTGGTCAGGGACAGCGGCCTGCGCTTCACCATCTTCCGCCCCAGCCTGATCTTCGGGGTGGGCGACGACTTCTTCGGGCGGGTGCTGCGTGAGCTGGTCAGTGCGGCGCCCATCGTGCCGCAGATTGGCAACGGGGCGTTTCCGTTCCGGCCCGTGAGCGTGCAGGACGTGGCGCAGGCTTTTGCCGGGGCCGCCGAAGCTGACCTGGGCCTGGGCGAGACCTATGCCCTGACCGGGCCGCAGGAGTACACCTTCCGGCAGCTGCTGGAGCTGGAACTGGGCGCGCTGGGCAAGAAAAAGCCCATTGTGCCTGTGCCGCTGCCCCTGATGAATCTGGCGGTCCCGCTGATGAATCTGCTGCCCAGTCCGCCGATCACCAGGGACCAGTACGCCATGCTCAAGGAGGGCAACACCGCCCCCAACGAACCGGCCAGAACGGTGTTCGGGCTGCCGATGCTGGCCCTGCGCGACCAGTTGCCGGAAATTCTCGGCGCTGCGAAGGGCTGACGAAGGGGGGGGGGCGATGTCCCTATTGTCCCCCTCCGCTCCCACCGTTCGCCGTCCGCCACCTTGGCCGGCCGCGTAGCATAACGGGCAGATGAGTGATCCTGCCGTGTCTGCCCGTGATGAGCCGTTGCTGGGCCGACATGTCCAGCCTCCGTGCCCCGCGGCCGGGCCCTTTCCGGCCACCGTCACCGAATATCCCGTCACCTTTACCGGCACGGCCCAGGAATATTTCCGGCTGTGGATCGTGAATATCGCCCTGACCTTCGTGACGCTGGGGCTGTACCTGCCGTGGGCGCGTGTCCGCAACCGGCAATATTTCTACGGACACACCTGGGTGGATGGCCAGAACTTCGAGTACCGCGCCAGTCCGGCGGCGCTGCTACGCGGCTACCTGCTGGTGGCGGCGCTGTTCCTGGCCTACGCGGTGTCCGGGCAGTTTGAATCCACGCAGTGGGTGGCCGGGGTGCTGGTGCTGATCTACGGCGCCGCCTACCCGCTGCTGGTGCGCCAGTCCATGCGCTTTCAGGCGGTCAATACCGTTCACCGGGGGCTGCGCTTCCGCTTTCACGGTACGGTGGGCAGGGCGTATGTGGCCTATCTGGTGACCAATTTTGTGGCGGGCATCTCCGCCGGATTGGCGCTGCCGTGGGCGTGGTACATGCAGCGGCGCTATCAGACCGAGGGGCTGGCCTACGGCGCGGCGCGGGCCACCTTCCGGGGCGATGTCGGCCCCTTCTACCTGATCGGCCTGACCGCTCTGGGGCTGACCCTTGCGGGCGGCGTGATTCTCGGCGTGCCGCTGTTCGCGCTGGCGGCGGCGCTGCTGAGTGGGTTTGACGCTGGCCTTCTCGATTCAGGCAACATACTGTCGTCCGGCCTGTGGCTGGCGGCGCTGGTGGCCGGCTATCTGGCCGTCCTGATCCTGTACGTGGTGGCGTGGCAGTACGTGCGCGGCGCGACGATGGTCTACATGCTGAACAACGTGGAACTGGGCGGCGTGTTCCGGACACGGGCCACCTTCAGTCCGTGGCGGCTGGTGTGGATCAGCGTCAGCAACAGCGCCGCGCGGGTGCTGACGCTGGGGCTGGCGTCACCGTGGGCTGCCGTGCGCCAGACCCGTTACATTCTGGGTGGCGTGACGGTGCGCGCCATTGCCCCGCTGGACGACTTCGTGGCGGGCGTGGGCGGTGAGGCCTCCGCGTTCGGTGAGGCCGCCACCGAACTGCTTGACATTCAGGTGGGCTTCTAGTGGGGCCGGACGGTGGGTCACTCGCCCTGCAGGGCGTGTATTTCGATGGCCGCAGCAGCCGCGATCAGCCCGCGACGCTGACGGTGGCCGCGCAGACGGCGACGCTGAAGGTGGCCGGCGGGGCCGCCGAGCACCGCTGGCCTGCCCACCTGCTGGACGTGGAGGCCCCGGTGCCCGGTGTGCGCCGCGCCGTGACGCTGCCGGGCGGGGGCCGGTTCGAGACCCATGACGACGCGGGGGTCAGCGCGTGGGAACGCGCCACCGGGCGCAACCTTGCGCTGGGCGGCATCCGGGCGCTGGAGTCCCGCTGGGGGGCGGCGCTGGCCGCGCTGGGGGCCTCGCTGGTGGCGCTGGCGCTGTTCCTGATGTACGGCATCCCGGCCGTGGCGCGTCAGGCGGCCTTCGCCACGCCCCGCAGCGTGCTGGCCGCCTTTGACCGCGAGACCATCGGATTTCTGGAAAGCGGCGAATTCTTCGGCCCTTCCAGATTAAGCCTGGCCCGGCAGGCGCAGCTCGGGGCCGCGTTCCGTGAGGTGGCCGGCTGGGCGGGCAGCAATTACCCGTATCGCCTGCTGATCCGTGATGGCGAGGCGGGCGGCCCGAACGGGCTGGGCGCGAACGCCTTCGCCCTGCCCGGCGGCACGGTGGTCCTGACCGATCAGCTGGTGGCCCTGGCCGGCAGTGACCGCGAACTGATGGGCGTGCTGGCCCACGAAACCGGCCACGTCACCGGGCGGCATGGGCTGGCCGGGGTGTATCAGGCGCTGGGGCTGACCCTGGTGACCACCGTGGTGGCCGGCGACCTGATCAGCGCGGGAACCTTCGCGGCAGCGGTGCCGGCGGCCATCCTGAGCGGCGGCTACTCGCGGGCGGCGGAAACCGAGGCGGACGAGGCATCGGGCCGCTACATGCTGGAGACCTACAGCACCACCCGGCCCCTGCGGACCATGCTGGCGCGCCTGGAACGGCAGGACCGGCAGAAGGAGGGCACGGCGACCACCTCGGGGCCGTCCCTGATCGACCTGCTCAGCACCCATCCCGGTACGCCGGCCCGCATCGAGCACCTCAAGCGGCTGGAAGCGGACGGCCTGCCCGCGCCTTCACGCTAGCCTGCCAGGATGGCCGCTTCCCTGAGCTTCACCGTCATCTCGACCAGTCTTGATCCCGAGAGCCGCAGCGCGTGGCTGTGCACGCTGGCTGCCCGGCAGTTGCGCGGGGCCGGGCACGCGGTCACGCACCTCGACCTGCGCGAGACGCCGCTGCCCCCCTTCGACAACGCTGGCTGTTACGCCCACCCCAACGCCGGGGTCTACCACCGCGCCGTCCGCGAGGCCGACGGCGTGCTGCTGGGCGTCCCTGTGTACAACTGGGGGCTGGGCTCTGGCGCGCGGGCGCTGGTGGAACTCACCGGCAGCAGCGACATCGGGCGCGGCCTGCACGGCGCGTGGTTTGACCGGCCCGTCACGTTTCTGGTGTCTGGCGGGCTGGATCACGGTTACCTCAGCCACGGGGCATTCGCGCTGGGGCTGATGTACGACTTCCGCTGCGTCATCAACCCGCACTTCGTGTACGCCACCTCCGCCCACTGGGACGCGCCGGAGGTGCCAGGGGTCTGGCTGGCGGAGCGGCTAGCCAGAACGGTAGACCGGACTGTCGACCTCTCGGAGCGCCTGCACGGGCGCGACTATCACAGCGTGTGGGAAATTTGACCGCCCCGGCCCCGGAGAAGCCGCGCGTCGTGACCGAACATCCCGACTTCTACATCGTCCACAAGCCCGCGCTGTGGCTGACGCACCGGGTTCACCGTGGTGGCCGGGCGGAGGTGCCGGACGTGGTGGGCTGGATGCAGCGCGAAACCGGCGAGCTAGACCTCTCGCCGCCGCACCGCCTGGACCGTGAGACCAGCGGCCTGCTGGTGCTGTCGCGCGACACCGAGGCCGCCCGGCGCTTTTTCACGCTGTTCAAGACGCATCTGGTGGGCAAGCTGTACCGCGCCGTCGTGCGCGGCACGCCCGACTGGGAGCGCCGCACGGTGGACGCGCCGCTGGGCGATCTGGGCCTGGGCGCGGCCAACCGGGTGCTGATGCGGCAGGCAGTGGTGCCGGATGGCCGCCCCGCCGTGACCGATTTCCGGGTGCTGGGCCGCCGGGCCGGGCACGCGTTGATCGAGGCGCACCCGCGCTCGGGCCGCCTGCACCAGATCCGTGCGCACCTGTTTCACCTGGGCCTGCCGCTGGTGGGCGACAAGATCTACGGGCTGGAACGGGACGCCTTCCTGGAGTTCATCGCCACCGGCCAGACCCCAGAACTCACCGCCCGCCTGGGCCTGGAGCGTCAGGCGCTTCACGCCGCCCGCCTTGCCTTTCCCTGGGCCGGGGCGCAGGTGGTGGCCGAGGCGGCGCTGCCGGGGGACATGCAGCGGCTGTGGGACCGGCTGGAGCATTGACCCGCTAAGTGTGATGCATGCTGCCTTGTCCTTTTCTCTAATCCGAGTAGTCTGGTCGGGTATGGGATCTCCCACCTCGGAGCAGGCATGAACGAACGGACGCTGGACACCCTGGCCCCTGGTGAGCACGCCCATGTGGTGGGGCTGGCCCCGGACCATCCGCTGCGCCGCCGCCTGTTGGAACTGGGCTTCGTCCGCGGCGCCCCGGTGACTGTGGTGCGCCGCGCCCCGCTGGGCGATCCGCTGGAAGTGCGGGTCAACGGCACTGACCTGGCCCTGCGTGCCGCCGACCTGCAAGGCATCCGGGTGAGACAGTGACAACCGCCTTTTCACCTCCTGACCTCCACATTCCCGACGAGGCCGCCTGTCAGGCCACCCTGGGCCGCCTGAAGGGGGCCAGCGAACCGCGGGTAGTGGTGGTGGGCAACCCCAACGTCGGCAAGACCACCCTGATCAATGCTGTGGCGGGAACGCGCCTGAAGGTGGGCAACTGGTCGGGCGTGACCATTGAGAAACGCGAGGCCCGGCTGGAATACGCGGGCCGCGCCATTCACCTGCTGGACCTGCCCGGCGCGTATTCCCTGAGCCCGCACACCCCTGAGGAACTGATTGCCCGCACCGCGCTGCTGGACGAGGCTCCCGACGCCGTGCTGAATGTCCTGGACGCTGGAAACCTGGAGCGCAACCTGTACCTGACGCTGCAACTGCTGGACTTCCGGCTGCCGGTGGCGGTGGCCCTGAATCTGGTGGACGAGGCGAAGAACAAGGGCATGACCGTGGACGCCGCCGCCCTGTCCCGCGCGCTGGGCGTACCGGTCACGCAGACGGTGGCGATCCGCGGCCAGGGCACGGCAGCCCTGATGGGCGACGTGTTGAAGGGCGCGACGCTGGGGATTGCCGTGCGCTACCCCCCGCAGATCGAGGCGGCGGCCAATGACCTGACCGCCCGCATGGTGGGAATGCCCACCCTGCCCCTGCACGCGCACCGCTATCTGGCCCTGGCGCTGCTGGAGGGCGATCCCAGCGTCCGCGGACGGCTGGCGGCCACCGGGCATGCCGCGCTGCTGGACGCGGCGGACGCCCACCTCGCCGCCCTGGAGACCGAGGGTGTCGACGCTTTGATCGAGATTGCCGAGGCCCGCTATGCCCGCGCAGGCGATCTGGCGCGGCTGGCCGTTCCGCAGGCGCTGGCGCGGCGCACCCTCTCCGAACGGCTGGACCGGGTGGCGCTGCATCCCGTTCTGGGCATTCCTCTTTTCCTGGCCCTGGTGCTGCTGGTCTTCCGCCTGACCTTCAGCGTGGCCTCGCCCTTTGTGGATCTGATTGGCGGCCCGCTGCAGGAAATCATCGGCGGCTGGGCGGCAGCGGCGCTGGCGTGGTTCCCGCTGGGGCGCGATCTGGTGGTGGGCGCGATCATTCCAGGGGTGGGCACGGTCCTCAGCTTCCTGCCCACGCTGCTCGTCCTCTACCTCGCCATGAGTTTTCTGGAAGACAGCGGCTACATGGCCCGCGCCGCCTTCCTGATGGACCGGGCCATGCGCAGCATCGGACTGGACGGGCGCTCGTTTATTCCACTGATCCTGGGCTTCGGGTGCAATGTGCCGGCCATCTACGCCACCCGCGCGCTGGAGCGGCGCAGCGACCGCGTGCTGGTCAGCATGATCCTGCCGTTCATGAGCTGCTCGGCGCGGCTGCCGGTGTACGTGGTGTTCGCCGCCGCGCTGTTTCCGCGTTCGGGCAGCTGGCTGGTCTGGAGCATGTACGTGCTGGGCATGGCGGTGGCCTTTTTCTTCGCGCTGATTCTGCGCCGCACCACCCTGCCCGCCGAGGGCGGCGGCGTGCTGCTGGAGCTGCCGCCCTACCGGTTTCCCGCCTGGAAGGTGCTGTGGAAGCACGCCTGGCGGCGCACGGCCTCCTTTGCCCGGCGTGCCCGCACCACGGTGATGGGAACGGTGGCGGTGGTCTGGCTGCTGCTGGCGCTGCCTGCCGTGTCCGGCGAGAAATTTGCCACCGTGCCGCCGCAGGACAGCCTGTTCGGCACGGTCAGCCGGGCGGTGTCGCCCATCTTCGCGCCGCTGGGCTTCGGTGACTGGCAGGCCACGGGCGCCCTGATCCCCGGCTTCATCGCCAAGGAAGTCGTGGTGGGCACGCTGGGGCAGATCTACCTCGGCGAGATCGCGGCCAATCCCGAGCCACTGGGTGTGCTGGACGGCGTCACGCAAACGTTGGGTGCCACTTGGGACACCCTCAGGGCCAGCGTGTCTGCCCTGCCCACAGTCCTGGCCCTGCCCAGCCTGAACGCCGACGCCTCCGCCGAAACGAAGACCCCACTGGCGGCGGCGCTGGCGCAGGCATTCACCCCGGCGTCGGCCCTGGCCTATCTGGTGTTTGTGCTGCTGTACACGCCCTGCATTGCCACGGTGGGCGCGATGGCGCAGGAGCATGGGCGGCGGCTGGCGTGGATGACGGTGGGCTGGCAGATGGTCACGGCGTGGGTGGTGGCCTTCGCGGGGTATCAGGTGGCCGTGAGGCTGCTGTAGTGGCGCCCACCGCACCGGCTCCGCTGGCGGTCATCCTCCGTGTGGTGGCCGGGGAACCTCGCACGCCCTCGGAACTGGCCCATGATCTGGGCAGCTCCGAAGCGGCCCTGAGCGGGATGCTGCGAACCCTGCAAACCGGCGGCTACGTGCAGGAGGCCCTGCCGGCCACCGACGGCTGTGCCTGTGGGCCGTGCGCCCTGAAAAGCATGTGCCGCAACGCGAACGGCGAGGCGGCGCCGCTGGGCCTCCTTAAGCTCACGCCACGGGGAGAAGCCTACCTGGGGCGACTCCGCAGCTGAATCCTACTCTTCCGGCCACACCAGGGCGGGGTCATCGGTTGCAGGCCAGCACACAGGCAGGCTGAGGGTCCAGCCTTCCCCTGAGATTTCCCGCACCGGCACCACGCCCACGCCGCTGCCGCAGATCCACGCGCGGGTCGCGCGGGACACTTCGCTGGGGTGAACCCCTAGCTCTGACCAATCCTGGCCTGCCAGGAACGCGGCCCGCGTGAGGCCCGGCAACCCGCCCGCGGGGACAATCCGTTGCCCACCAATCTCCAGCAGCGGCGAGGTGCGCGAGCCGTCGGCCAGCGTGCCGTCCGGGCCGACGAGCCAGCCCTCGAAAACGTCTGCGGCCTCCTGCCGGGCGAGGCGGTACGGCAGGTAGTTGCCGGTCTTGTGCGCGCCCAGTTGCGGGTGGACTTGAACGCCCGTCAGGCGCACGCGCACGCCGCCTTCTGGACGTGGGCCGGGGGTCAGCGGACGGTGGGTCCAGAAGGTGCCGTCCCCTGTGACCGTGACGCGCAGCAGCCCCCAGGGCCACGGGTCCAGCGTGGGGCACCCGGCGTCCGGGGCCGGCAGGTCCAGAAAGGCGCAGGTTTGCCGCAACCGTTCCAGATGTGCGGCCCACAGCACCGGCTCACCCCGCCGCGTGCGGACGGTGGCAAACGCGCTCAGGCCGTGCAGCCACGCGGGATGGTCCAGCCCGGAAGGCAGGGGCTTCATGTCTTTTGTCCCTGGTGGGCCACCTGTTCGTTCCACTCCCGGCTCAGCCGCAGCCAGTTGCCCAGCAGCACCCGGCCCGCCGGACTCAGGACGCTCTCGGGGTGGAACTGCACGCCCCAGGCGGGGCGACCGGGGGCAGCCAGCGCCATGGTCTCGCCGCCGGCACCGGTGGCGGTGACGTGTTCTGGCGGCAGGCCACGCACCACCAGCGAGTGGTAGCGGCCGAACGCTGCGCCGGGCGGCACATCCTGAAATAGCCCCGCGCCGCCGTGCTGCACTGCCTCCGGGCGGCCATGCACCGGCGCAGCCCGTACCACCGCGCCGCCCAGCACCTGCCCCAGCGCCTGATGGCCCAGGCACACGCCCAGCAGTGGCTGCCCCCGGCGCAGGCATTCGCGGGTCAGCGCCAGCGTGGGGCCACTGCTGTCGGGCGTACCCGGTCCCGGCCCGGTCAGCACGGCGTCCGGGCGCCCGCACAGGAGGTCGGCCACTGCCGAGTCCTGGGAAAAGATCGTGACCGCTGCGCCCAGCGCCCGCAGGTCATGTACCAGATTCCAGGTGAACGAGTCGCGGTTGTCCAGCAGATGCACCCGGAGTCCTGCTCCCGGGTTGTGGGTGGCAGGTGGCGGCGTCCACACCCGGCCCGGCGTGGGCGCCGCGGGCGGCTGGGCCGGACGCCCCGGCACGCCCGACAGTGCGCTCAGCAGGGCCTGGGCCTTGTGCACCGTCTCGCTTGCCTCATGGGCCGGGTGCGAGTCGATGACGGTGCCGCCACCCGCCCGGACCACCACCTCCCAGTGCTGTTCCGATCTGGTGGAGTGCCGTTCCACTCTTGTAAAGGCCGCCGTGCGGATCAGGATGTTTACGTCCACCCGCGCGCCGCTGAGGATCCCGACGCCCCCGGTGTACCATTCGCGCGGCCCCGGCTCATGGTCGCGGATGGCGGTCATCACCCGCGCCTTGGGCGCGCCCGTGATGGTCCCGCCCGGAAAGGTGGCCGCCAGCACGTCGGGCAGTGTCACGCCGTCTGCCGCCCGGCCCCGCACTTCCGAGACCAGATGCATCACGTGACTGTAACGTTCCACCAGCATCAGTTCCGGCACACTGACACTTCCCGCCGCCGACACCCGGCCCAGGTCGTGGCGCACCAGATCCACCAGCATCAGGTGCTCCGAGACCTCCTTGGGGGATGAGCGCACCTCGGCCTCCAGCGCGGCGTCCTCGGCGGGGGTCTGACCGCGCCGCCGGGTGCCGGCAATCGGGCGGGCCGAGACCTCGCCCCCGGCCCACTCCACCAGTCGTTCGGGGCTGCACGACACCACCACCTCTTCGCCCATGTCCAGAAAGGCCATGAACGGGCTGGGATTCAGGTCCCGCAGCCGCAGGTACGCCGCCAGCGGATCGCCCTGTGCCTGCGCCCGCACCCCCCGCGAGAGGTTGACCTGATACACCTCGCCTGCGCGGATCAGTTCCTGAATGGCCCGCACGCCCGCCGGGTAGTCCACATCATCCGCGCCGAATTCGCCCACGCTCAGCGCCGGCCGGGGGGCCGGGTCCAGGGCCAGGACCCGCGCCCAGTCCACGTGCGGAGGCCCCACCACCTCCAGCGTGCCGGCGAGCCGGTCCCACACCAGTCCGGAGGGGTAGTGGCCCCACCACGCC
Proteins encoded in this region:
- a CDS encoding MerR family transcriptional regulator, which codes for MNAGGENQEQWAQTAMFTASEVEAQTGVPAATLRQWERRYGFPRPVRNDSGYRMYSPDDVRDIGIMLGHQRSGVGARMAAELTRKGMTGGGAGRSGLVRPVTLAPARQHALLAAPAASSPVPMSAPVSLPALAGQLTQALVTADYVRAGDVLAGAHARLPVEDVMTGVMSPALVEIGERWARGEITIAHERGASHFLRSRLSALMDIAGPEDTDTGWGPLLVAACAPGEQHELGLMMQALALRRRGLRVAYLGANVPLGDLTIFAHERGAQAILLSINGEWALGDWGNGAWVDGAWVADAPPDRAVYPASRPVRTGTHGLAWVSGSADQAAPQPQRQRPVCQRTALQRLGLPVFLGGALMNARPALAAELGGLYAGPDAPAAAATISGVLGHALHAAQAADPDREATPSQAPHSSQAGVNRPGPDQEGEQT
- a CDS encoding NUDIX domain-containing protein gives rise to the protein MSHLSRTLPIKRAAHVYLVRDGQLLLVEERMDDGSIFYGLPGGKAHPGETLGDAAVRQVLVETGLTVTDLVFISLLEGELLTGTRNECYATFGRFTATYSGELNPTDPEVVGIRWVPFDQVEMLVRYGPPPEVEERNPLIWVPTRDFVKGQPRAYYPI
- a CDS encoding RluA family pseudouridine synthase is translated as MTEHPDFYIVHKPALWLTHRVHRGGRAEVPDVVGWMQRETGELDLSPPHRLDRETSGLLVLSRDTEAARRFFTLFKTHLVGKLYRAVVRGTPDWERRTVDAPLGDLGLGAANRVLMRQAVVPDGRPAVTDFRVLGRRAGHALIEAHPRSGRLHQIRAHLFHLGLPLVGDKIYGLERDAFLEFIATGQTPELTARLGLERQALHAARLAFPWAGAQVVAEAALPGDMQRLWDRLEH
- a CDS encoding NAD-dependent epimerase/dehydratase family protein, whose protein sequence is MRILVTGGTGFVGQAVVRELVSRGHQVWAGSREGREGGAGQAVRLDVTDPSSVLAAVAAADPDAVVHLVGIIAEKGTQTFQAVHVDGTRHVLAAVPRTARYVHMSALGADVDSGSGYSASKGRAEALVRDSGLRFTIFRPSLIFGVGDDFFGRVLRELVSAAPIVPQIGNGAFPFRPVSVQDVAQAFAGAAEADLGLGETYALTGPQEYTFRQLLELELGALGKKKPIVPVPLPLMNLAVPLMNLLPSPPITRDQYAMLKEGNTAPNEPARTVFGLPMLALRDQLPEILGAAKG
- a CDS encoding FeoA family protein: MNERTLDTLAPGEHAHVVGLAPDHPLRRRLLELGFVRGAPVTVVRRAPLGDPLEVRVNGTDLALRAADLQGIRVRQ
- a CDS encoding helix-turn-helix domain-containing protein produces the protein MAPTAPAPLAVILRVVAGEPRTPSELAHDLGSSEAALSGMLRTLQTGGYVQEALPATDGCACGPCALKSMCRNANGEAAPLGLLKLTPRGEAYLGRLRS
- a CDS encoding M48 family metallopeptidase codes for the protein MGPDGGSLALQGVYFDGRSSRDQPATLTVAAQTATLKVAGGAAEHRWPAHLLDVEAPVPGVRRAVTLPGGGRFETHDDAGVSAWERATGRNLALGGIRALESRWGAALAALGASLVALALFLMYGIPAVARQAAFATPRSVLAAFDRETIGFLESGEFFGPSRLSLARQAQLGAAFREVAGWAGSNYPYRLLIRDGEAGGPNGLGANAFALPGGTVVLTDQLVALAGSDRELMGVLAHETGHVTGRHGLAGVYQALGLTLVTTVVAGDLISAGTFAAAVPAAILSGGYSRAAETEADEASGRYMLETYSTTRPLRTMLARLERQDRQKEGTATTSGPSLIDLLSTHPGTPARIEHLKRLEADGLPAPSR
- a CDS encoding NADPH-dependent FMN reductase; the protein is MAASLSFTVISTSLDPESRSAWLCTLAARQLRGAGHAVTHLDLRETPLPPFDNAGCYAHPNAGVYHRAVREADGVLLGVPVYNWGLGSGARALVELTGSSDIGRGLHGAWFDRPVTFLVSGGLDHGYLSHGAFALGLMYDFRCVINPHFVYATSAHWDAPEVPGVWLAERLARTVDRTVDLSERLHGRDYHSVWEI
- a CDS encoding YjgN family protein gives rise to the protein MSDPAVSARDEPLLGRHVQPPCPAAGPFPATVTEYPVTFTGTAQEYFRLWIVNIALTFVTLGLYLPWARVRNRQYFYGHTWVDGQNFEYRASPAALLRGYLLVAALFLAYAVSGQFESTQWVAGVLVLIYGAAYPLLVRQSMRFQAVNTVHRGLRFRFHGTVGRAYVAYLVTNFVAGISAGLALPWAWYMQRRYQTEGLAYGAARATFRGDVGPFYLIGLTALGLTLAGGVILGVPLFALAAALLSGFDAGLLDSGNILSSGLWLAALVAGYLAVLILYVVAWQYVRGATMVYMLNNVELGGVFRTRATFSPWRLVWISVSNSAARVLTLGLASPWAAVRQTRYILGGVTVRAIAPLDDFVAGVGGEASAFGEAATELLDIQVGF
- a CDS encoding aminotransferase class IV, with protein sequence MKPLPSGLDHPAWLHGLSAFATVRTRRGEPVLWAAHLERLRQTCAFLDLPAPDAGCPTLDPWPWGLLRVTVTGDGTFWTHRPLTPGPRPEGGVRVRLTGVQVHPQLGAHKTGNYLPYRLARQEAADVFEGWLVGPDGTLADGSRTSPLLEIGGQRIVPAGGLPGLTRAAFLAGQDWSELGVHPSEVSRATRAWICGSGVGVVPVREISGEGWTLSLPVCWPATDDPALVWPEE
- the feoB gene encoding ferrous iron transport protein B is translated as MTTAFSPPDLHIPDEAACQATLGRLKGASEPRVVVVGNPNVGKTTLINAVAGTRLKVGNWSGVTIEKREARLEYAGRAIHLLDLPGAYSLSPHTPEELIARTALLDEAPDAVLNVLDAGNLERNLYLTLQLLDFRLPVAVALNLVDEAKNKGMTVDAAALSRALGVPVTQTVAIRGQGTAALMGDVLKGATLGIAVRYPPQIEAAANDLTARMVGMPTLPLHAHRYLALALLEGDPSVRGRLAATGHAALLDAADAHLAALETEGVDALIEIAEARYARAGDLARLAVPQALARRTLSERLDRVALHPVLGIPLFLALVLLVFRLTFSVASPFVDLIGGPLQEIIGGWAAAALAWFPLGRDLVVGAIIPGVGTVLSFLPTLLVLYLAMSFLEDSGYMARAAFLMDRAMRSIGLDGRSFIPLILGFGCNVPAIYATRALERRSDRVLVSMILPFMSCSARLPVYVVFAAALFPRSGSWLVWSMYVLGMAVAFFFALILRRTTLPAEGGGVLLELPPYRFPAWKVLWKHAWRRTASFARRARTTVMGTVAVVWLLLALPAVSGEKFATVPPQDSLFGTVSRAVSPIFAPLGFGDWQATGALIPGFIAKEVVVGTLGQIYLGEIAANPEPLGVLDGVTQTLGATWDTLRASVSALPTVLALPSLNADASAETKTPLAAALAQAFTPASALAYLVFVLLYTPCIATVGAMAQEHGRRLAWMTVGWQMVTAWVVAFAGYQVAVRLL